Proteins encoded together in one Triticum dicoccoides isolate Atlit2015 ecotype Zavitan chromosome 7B, WEW_v2.0, whole genome shotgun sequence window:
- the LOC119338184 gene encoding putative F-box protein At1g50870, producing the protein MPDKRGATLLEDLPEEIIDKILIRLQPKDVGRCRAVCPLWRSVSSTPEFMVEHHRRQPSLPVINGLGRPASLVILRNIGAGVPSQQLWPFVSGQQNWYENYLQGAHGGFLIVSRRSRFYVCNPVLRKHALLPQPRFGQGIHNSIIGFYQHHPTREYRVLWVSELQHSSDSSLYILTLGSDEPRHVRIGMLSMDQKLLKGLKPPVHHRGSLHWYPYYYDASKIVEIGKEIIAFHTEVESFRLLGSPPQPYRYRGLFKMNETLAFWGGSTPHFTTMDIWVMQDYEAEVWALKYQIDVSTVEASRQLYRASSKKKKKTPLDSVVQWFNCMVVLNDRELLILFNDKHVLRCDVDGKFLGIVNIGKSQYCMFPTWHRVQESIIPIPCHGMQEEDEEPPFS; encoded by the coding sequence ATGCCGGACAAGAGAGGCGCCACCCTGCTCGAGGACCTGCCAGAGGAGATCATTGACAAGATACTCATCCGGTTGCAGCCCAAGGACGTCGGTCGTTGCCGTGCCGTTTGCCCGTTGTGGCGCAGTGTCTCCTCCACGCCTGAATTCATGGTCGAACACCACCGCCGCCAGCCGTCGCTCCCTGTCATCAATGGGTTGGGGCGGCCTGCAAGTTTGGTGATCTTGCGTAATATCGGTGCCGGAGTCCCTAGTCAACAGCTCTGGCCTTTCGTCTCAGGCCAACAAAACTGGTACGAGAATTACCTTCAAGGCGCCCATGGTGGCTTTCTCATCGTCTCCCGGAGATCCCGATTCTACGTCTGCAATCCGGTCCTCCGCAAGCATGCTCTCCTTCCGCAACCTCGATTTGGACAAGGCATTCACAACAGTATAATCGGTTTCTACCAGCACCATCCAACTAGAGAATACAGGGTGCTCTGGGTCTCAGAATTACAGCACTCGTCTGACTCCAGCTTATACATCCTCACATTGGGATCCGATGAGCCTAGGCATGTCAGAATCGGAATGCTATCCATGGACCAGAAGTTACTGAAGGGGCTAAAACCACCAGTCCACCACCGTGGTAGCCTGCATTGGTATCCTTATTATTATGATGCCAGTAAAATTGTGGAAATCGGCAAGGAAATTATTGCGTTTCACACGGAAGTTGAGTCATTCCGGTTGCTCGGCAGTCCCCCGCAACCGTATCGTTATAGGGGGTTATTTAAGATGAATGAGACGCTTGCTTTCTGGGGCGGATCGACTCCCCATTTCACCACCATGGATATCTGGGTGATGCAGGATTACGAGGCTGAAGTCTGGGCCTTGAAGTATCAGATTGATGTATCTACGGTGGAGGCATCACGGCAACTTTATAGAGCTTcttccaaaaagaaaaagaaaacaccacttgatTCAGTGGTGCAATGGTTCAACTGCATGGTCGTGCTCAACGACCGTGAGCTGCTCATCTTGTTTAACGATAAACATGTGCTGCGCTGCGACGTTGATGGCAAATTCTTAGGCATCGtgaacattggaaagagtcaatattGTATGTTTCCTACTTGGCACCGCGTCCAAGAGAGCATTATTCCAATTCCGTGCCATGGgatgcaagaagaggatgaagagcctCCATTCTCCTAA